TCAAAACAAATTGTACAAGCTCTTCCACAAGtatgcaatgtctattttcaaGATACCGATCTCTATTcgtaaatcaatagaaaaaagaattgcgtgcttttggtggaaacaaacTATTGACCGAAAAGGAATTCATTGGAAGAGTTGGGAATCTTTGAGAACAAGGAAGGACACCGGAGGATTGGGGTTCAGAGATTTAGTGTCTTTCAATAAGGCTATACTGGGGAGACAAGCGTGGCGACTTGTTCAGGATCCGAATTCCCTATGGAAAAAAGTTGTTAAAGGTATTTATTACCCACAAGGAGAGTTTTGGCGTCTTTGGTAAGGGTAGTCGCCCctcatggggatggcaaagtcTCGCTGATAGGAAGGGAAGCAATTGAATCGGAGACGAGATGGCTAGTGGGTGATGGTAAACATATCGAATTAGGGAAGATGTGTGGCTACCTGGAGGTCGGATCAGAGGAGGTGCAAATCTAAATGAACCAACAACTGTCGCGGAATTGATTGTacctgaagaaaaagaatgggatGTGGCGAAGCTAAAGGAAATGTTCGACGAGCAAGTTATCCACAAGATCCTTTCAATACCGCTCAGCTCACACTCATCAATGGACAGAATAGTGTGGACGGGCAATAATATGGGCTCCTATATGGTCAGAAATGGCTACAACAAAATATGCTCCCAGAAAAAACAGCTGAAAGAAAACCAACCATCATCGTCATATCAGCCACCCCGAGGTCTATGGACAACAATTTGGCAAACCCCACACTACccaaaagtgaaatttttccTATGGAGCGTCGTAATAATGCGTTGCCGACAAGAGAAAATCTCTACAGGAGGAAAATGTTACCTGATCCACTTTGTCCCATTTGCCATGAAGCCCTAGAAACTCTCGAGCATCTCCTCCTCTTATGTTCCTGGACGAAATAGATATGGTTAGATCCCCACATACTATTGAATACAACCATTGAGAAAGTCACAAGAATGGATAAATGGATCTCGGAGAACTTGTTTCACCGAATGAGTGGAAATCAAATGCACTCCTTGCAGGTATTTTATGGTCGATATGGAAAGCAAGAAATGCATGGGTTTTCAGATCCAATCGACTAAAACCACAACAAATCGTGGAGGACGCAAGCTATGATCTTGAACTCTACAGAAAATGGAGTCCCAATACCACAATGCAAAACCGAAAGAACGAGCAACTTGGGAGAGGGGAGGAGTGGATACCACCGATAAAAGGCGAGCTGAAATTGAACGGGGATGGGTCTTGGAGTTGCGCCTCAAAACAGGGCGCGGTTGCAGGGATTTGCAGAGACCATCACGGGCGTCTTGTGGATGGATTCGCCAAGAAAATCCTCGCACCATCTGCCCTTGTCGTAGAAACCCTAGCTCTAAAGGAAGGGCTGCACTTCGTGGAGGAGACACGCACGAGTGCCCTTCAGTTCAACGAACAGGGGAGACCAACTAAAGTATTTCCTGTTCAGATCATCACAGACAACTCAACAGCAGCAGAAGCTATCCTGGGCTGGGCCGAAATACCTTGGGCTGTTCAATCGGTGGTGGCAGAGTGTAAACAAAAGTTGGGTTCATTAGCTGCAGTGTCCATGGGCTTCAATCCGCGAGAAACGAACCGGGCAGCGGATTGGATCGTGAAGGTGTGCCGCGATGATTCCCTTGCGCCGAACTGGTTGTCTTATCCTCCTCACTGTCTTACGTCTATCTTGTGTTTGGGCTTGGGTAAAAGTCCTTGTTTTGTTCCCAGGACGTAATGAAAGAAAcctcttttgaccaaaaaaaaaaaaaaaaaaaaaaagtcactgaAATTATCTATCTAATTTGCCGGCCATTTGGTTTTAATTTTAGTCAATGTCagtcttataaaaaaaaatgtccttcTCTGGTGATTATATGATGCATTTGTCATGGACAAAGCCATTCACATGCAATGTAGTGCATCGTGGTAGAATTTTCTTATGTCCTGAAAGCCATCCTGGGATATCATCCTGTGCAGGGTAACAAAAGAATGCTGCTAGGATTAGCGATGGCAATAGCGACCCAAAATCAGTGCTCTTCCGACTAATCATTGGAGCCGCGCCAAATCATCTAGGGATGGGTTGATCACGTGATCATCATGCTTTAAGCATGTCGCTTTTTGATAGATATCTGCGAAATAATAATTAAGTGCTTAGGTCTTTCTAAGTGTTTTAAGTGATTGGGGAAATGAAAGAGATGACTGATGggtatatttttctttttgttcagtGTTTTGGGAATCCTTTGTGGAGAGTTTGTCAACAAATTAAACTATTTAAGATCAATTGATTAGGTTGAATTAAATTTCAATCAGccatagattaaaaattaagagtTCACGCCTTCTTGTCGACTAATGATTCTAAGAAATTAGGCTGCAAGCCATCCATCTTGAGTACCATCCATTATTAAAGATCATTATACACTAATCTTCCTTGATTATTCTAACTATTCTGTCATTAAGAAAACAGAGCaattctgaaattttgtaaatcaaAATCCATCCAAGATTTGGATTGACCGAATCGACTCTCAGATGAATCTCCGGGGCTATCATAAAATTTGGTGCCTTTGCTCAGACGTGTTGGCCTCTCCCATTTCGTGTTCGCAAAGAGCCCTTCACCTTCCTCAATCCTCAGTACCGAAGCTCCTACATCAGTTCATGACGTTCATCGCTTATATCTTTAAATACATCCCTATTTTGGATCGTCTTCTTCTCACAGTAACTGTTTTCCACATGCGCATATAGGCCTAATTGATACTTCACTGAACCTATCTTTATGAAAAGAGTGTATTCCGACCATCAGACTGCATAAGAACTTTGCATTGCCAgaaatatttggaaaatgggAAGAAGGAACTTCATCCGCCACATCTGTCGGACAACATTGCCTGAATTAGAtgtaaaaataagtaaaaatcgTTGGTAGCATTATAGAGTGGCTATAGCGGCAGAAGCAATGAGAGGGAACTTCTTGTGAATGGTTAGACCAGTGGACTCGGTCATGTCCAGCTGCCCCACGCCATCAGGCAATCTCCAATCGAACTTGTGCAAGAGATTGGCCAAAACAAGCTCATCCACAACAATGGCGAATGCGATTCCCGGACAGCCTCTCCGCCCTGCTCCGAATGGAATGAGCTCAAAGTCATGTCCCTGGAAATTGATGGATGAGTTCAAGAACCTCTCCGGACGGAACTCGTCTGGCGAGTCCCACAGCGAAGGGTCTCTCCCGATGGCCCAAGCATTGACAATCACTCGCGTCCTTGCCGCGACGTCATAGCCCATCACTTTGGTGTCTTGGGTTGACTCTCGGGGATTAGTAGTGGGATCGGAGGATGCGATCGGAGGGTTTCCTTGATCACGGCTTTCAAG
The nucleotide sequence above comes from Eucalyptus grandis isolate ANBG69807.140 chromosome 2, ASM1654582v1, whole genome shotgun sequence. Encoded proteins:
- the LOC120290188 gene encoding uncharacterized protein LOC120290188, whose translation is MQNRKNEQLGRGEEWIPPIKGELKLNGDGSWSCASKQGAVAGICRDHHGRLVDGFAKKILAPSALVVETLALKEGLHFVEETRTSALQFNEQGRPTKVFPVQIITDNSTAAEAILGWAEIPWAVQSVVAECKQKLGSLAAVSMGFNPRETNRAADWIVKVCRDDSLAPNWLSYPPHCLTSILCLGLGKSPCFVPRT